One Ricinus communis isolate WT05 ecotype wild-type chromosome 1, ASM1957865v1, whole genome shotgun sequence DNA window includes the following coding sequences:
- the LOC125370724 gene encoding LOW QUALITY PROTEIN: RING-H2 finger protein ATL67-like (The sequence of the model RefSeq protein was modified relative to this genomic sequence to represent the inferred CDS: inserted 1 base in 1 codon) — protein MDSFNSSFNLKCPPPSFPPPPPPPPSXSTTPSNPSGYLTNLGLGYSIAIALGFLVLLSTILLASYICCRASRNRTSNSNNDNNNNNNNSNPNSGTDGIILPRIIFVAEDDEELERDQESAAIGLDQAVINSYPKFHFNKEGNTDTTCSICLCEYKDMEMLRMMPECRHFFHLCCIDAWLKLNGSCPVCRNSPLPTPLSTPLSEVVPLSQYAADRRRRR, from the exons ATGGATTCTTTTAATTCCTCCTTTAACCTCAAATGTCCACCACCTTCGTtccctcctcctcctcctccgcCACCAT TCTCCACCACTCCATCCAATCCTTCCGGCTACCTCACCAACCTGGGCCTTGGCTACTCAATAGCCATAGCCCTAGGCTTTCTCGTCCTCCTCTCCACTATCCTCCTCGCTTCCTACATCTGCTGCCGCGCTTCTCGTAACCGCACCTCCAACTCTAATAATgataacaacaacaacaacaataacagTAACCCCAATTCTGGTACTGATGGTATAATTCTACCTCGTATTATTTTCGTTGCTGAAGATGACGAAGAGCTTGAACGTGACCAAGAAAGTGCAGCTATTGGTCTTGACCAAGCGGTAATAAATTCATATCcgaaatttcattttaataaggAGGGGAATACTGATACTACTTGCTCTATCTGTTTGTGTGAGTATAAAGATATGGAGATGTTAAGAATGATGCCTGAGTGTAGGCATTTCTTTCACTTATGTTGTATTGATGCTTGGTTAAAGCTTAATGGTTCTTGTCCCGTTTGTCGGAATTCGCCGCTTCCTACTCCGCTTTCCACACCCTTATCGGAGGTTGTTCCTTTGTCTCAATACGCGGCGGATCGAAGGAGGAGAAGgtga
- the LOC8286695 gene encoding probable methyltransferase At1g29790 — protein sequence MGKSNISVKIGRWCGVLHRPIFMLGILTLLICIATLSKFYSIRSVFISDTLYNHFNTEHQSSVRSDEVAVAVGDIVRKIQNEIKEIKDIRADSTLTSHLSRYSNFLADILGLIKSIQASHEGVHQQSSEFGGVHPLLRPKRQSDEPGDFFLIEEIRKYIRIKPNRLGKQNFMGANGTFTSIGHACFAMKKELEEYMDYDVGEICNDDWKLAQRLMVHGCDPLPRRRCFSKAPQLYSKPFPINESMWKLPDNRNVRWSHYKCKNFTCLANNSTRKGFFKCADCFNLTAHEMPRWIKHVDLDPSTNLTADFLIPEVLNIKPGEIRIGLDFSVGTGTFAARMREFNITIVSATINLGAPFSEMIALRGLVPLYLTINQRLPFFDNTLDLIHTTRFLDGWIDFVLLDFILYDWDRVLRPGGLLWIDSFFCLKEDLNDYLESFKMLRYRKHKWVIVPKLDKDDDREVFFSAVLEKPPRPFR from the coding sequence ATGGGGAAATCTAATATTTCTGTGAAGATAGGAAGGTGGTGTGGAGTACTTCATAGACCAATTTTTATGCTTGGTATTTTGACTCTGTTGATTTGCATTGCTACTTTATCCAAATTCTACTCCATCAGATCTGTTTTTATTTCTGATACCTTATACAATCATTTTAATACCGAGCATCAGAGCAGTGTTAGAAGTGATGAAGTGGCAGTTGCTGTTGGAGATATTGTTCGAAAAATCCAGAACGAAATTAAGGAGATAAAAGATATACGAGCGGATTCAACTTTGACATCACATTTGTCAAGATACAGTAATTTTCTTGCTGACATTTTGGGGCTTATAAAGTCAATACAAGCATCACATGAAGGAGTTCATCAGCAAAGCAGTGAATTCGGAGGTGTCCATCCTCTATTAAGGCCAAAACGACAGTCAGATGAACCTGGTGATTTCTTCCTTATAGAAGAGATTCGCAAGTATATAAGGATCAAACCTAACAGGTTAGGGAAACAGAACTTCATGGGAGCTAATGGAACATTCACAAGCATTGGGCATGCTTGTTTTGCCATGAAGAAAGAGCTTGAAGAGTATATGGATTACGATGTTGGTGAAATCTGCAACGATGACTGGAAACTGGCTCAAAGGCTGATGGTTCATGGATGTGATCCATTACCAAGAAGGAGATGCTTCTCAAAAGCCCCGCAACTGTACAGCAAGCCATTTCCTATAAATGAGTCGATGTGGAAGCTTCCTGATAATCGAAATGTCCGATGGAGTCATTACAAATGCAAAAACTTCACCTGCCTAGCTAACAATAGCACTCGTAAGGGGTTCTTTAAGTGTGCAGATTGCTTCAATCTCACAGCTCATGAAATGCCCAGATGGATCAAACACGTAGATCTCGATCCCAGCACGAATCTTACTGCAGACTTTTTGATACCTGAAGTGCTTAATATAAAGCCTGGAGAGATCAGGATTGGATTGGATTTCAGTGTAGGAACAGGTACTTTCGCAGCTCGAATGAGGGAGTTCAATATCACAATAGTCTCAGCAACAATCAATCTTGGGGCACCTTTTAGCGAAATGATCGCTCTAAGAGGACTTGTACCTCTTTACTTGACTATAAATCAACGGCTTCCATTCTTTGATAATACACTGGATTTGATACACACAACAAGATTTCTCGACGGTTGGATTGATTTTGTGCTCCTGGACTTTATATTGTATGATTGGGACAGAGTTCTAAGGCCGGGGGGTTTGCTGTGGATCGACAGCTTCTTTTGCCTGAAAGAAGATCTGAATGATTATTTGGAATCCTTTAAGATGCTAAGGTATAGAAAGCATAAATGGGTCATCGTTCCAAAGCTAGACAAAGATGATGATCGGgaagttttcttttctgctGTCCTAGAAAAGCCTCCTAGACCCTTTCGTTAG